One window of Chryseobacterium indologenes genomic DNA carries:
- a CDS encoding Crp/Fnr family transcriptional regulator, translated as MNHSEFIKHINHYYPLSEETLKDLLDICTEEYYHKNDLLLESGSMARYYYFLKSGLIGYYTIDEQGDNIYKIFFEENSFVASTSAIIKNEPSDFTIIALEDCTVIQYPAKAYRELLEKHHDLALFHMHYLEKNWVVKKEPLEVSLKYETAKKRYLQLIENKSLYNRLKQHHIASYLGITPTQLSRIKKELH; from the coding sequence ATGAACCATTCAGAATTTATAAAACATATTAATCACTATTATCCTTTATCTGAGGAAACGCTTAAAGATTTATTAGATATCTGTACAGAAGAATATTACCACAAAAATGATCTTCTGCTGGAATCCGGATCAATGGCGAGATATTATTACTTTCTCAAGTCCGGATTGATAGGGTATTATACAATAGATGAACAAGGGGATAATATTTACAAAATCTTTTTTGAGGAAAACAGTTTTGTAGCTTCTACGTCCGCCATTATTAAAAATGAACCCAGTGATTTCACAATTATTGCACTGGAAGACTGCACAGTGATACAATATCCCGCAAAAGCTTACCGTGAGCTGCTGGAAAAGCACCATGATCTGGCACTTTTTCATATGCATTATCTGGAGAAAAACTGGGTGGTAAAAAAAGAGCCTCTCGAAGTCTCGCTAAAGTACGAAACAGCAAAAAAACGTTATTTACAATTGATTGAAAATAAGTCCCTTTACAACAGATTAAAACAGCATCATATCGCTTCTTATCTGGGAATCACACCTACACAGCTAAGCCGGATCAAGAAGGAGCTTCACTGA
- a CDS encoding TauD/TfdA family dioxygenase, whose translation MNSTEILDKDCLTAVKLLPTVIEVTSQERRMIKDAALHLQKKYDTYENRDFIKHVHQLASYFLPERILNIAADFASDFSKNQYGALIFTGLMDIDQENIGSTPPNWQAADYSKFNLYGFACALIHGALPSKPVQYYSQRKGGGLIHAIIPDERMKETQTGSGSSTDLYVHTEDAFLKHQADFLSFMYVRNEEQVPSTLYSIRSHEAIGENYRPLFERIYKIPKDANLETGDNEEETLDSVLYGNYSLPFMRFDAAEQLFNSSIRQSDEAQSTLHEFWEEARHLIYSGFTPQAGDVILVNNHLCAHGRSAFRAGVRNIDGIEQPCERRIMLRMMSKVSLIDMRAHTLTEDPFFVIEEHLGKNFKHF comes from the coding sequence ATGAATTCTACAGAAATTTTAGATAAAGACTGTTTAACAGCTGTAAAACTGCTTCCTACGGTCATAGAAGTCACCTCTCAGGAAAGAAGAATGATAAAAGATGCGGCTTTGCATCTTCAGAAAAAGTATGACACTTATGAAAACCGTGATTTTATTAAGCATGTGCATCAGCTGGCGTCTTATTTTTTACCCGAGAGAATTTTAAATATAGCGGCTGATTTTGCGAGTGACTTTTCAAAAAATCAATATGGTGCACTGATCTTTACCGGATTAATGGATATCGATCAGGAGAATATAGGCTCTACTCCTCCCAATTGGCAGGCAGCTGATTATTCAAAATTTAATTTATACGGTTTTGCATGTGCCCTTATCCATGGGGCGCTTCCCTCAAAACCTGTACAATATTATTCACAGCGTAAAGGCGGCGGATTGATCCATGCTATCATACCTGATGAAAGAATGAAAGAAACGCAGACAGGCTCAGGCTCTTCAACAGATTTGTATGTACATACAGAAGATGCTTTTCTGAAACATCAGGCTGATTTTCTAAGCTTTATGTATGTAAGAAATGAGGAACAGGTTCCTTCTACTCTTTATTCTATCCGTTCTCATGAAGCTATCGGGGAAAATTACAGACCTCTTTTTGAGCGTATTTATAAAATTCCAAAAGATGCCAATCTGGAAACGGGAGATAATGAAGAGGAAACATTAGATTCTGTATTGTATGGAAATTACAGCCTTCCGTTTATGCGTTTTGATGCCGCTGAACAGTTGTTCAATTCCAGCATAAGACAATCTGATGAAGCACAAAGTACACTGCATGAATTCTGGGAAGAGGCCAGACATTTGATTTATTCAGGATTTACCCCTCAGGCAGGAGATGTGATTTTGGTTAATAATCACTTATGCGCTCACGGAAGATCGGCTTTCCGGGCGGGAGTAAGAAATATTGACGGTATAGAACAGCCGTGCGAGAGAAGAATCATGCTTCGTATGATGAGTAAAGTAAGCCTTATTGACATGAGAGCGCATACCCTTACGGAAGATCCGTTCTTTGTGATAGAGGAACATCTGGGTAAAAACTTTAAACATTTTTAA
- a CDS encoding pyridoxal phosphate-dependent decarboxylase family protein, with protein sequence MNNNLISLEELASTTSPHISGNFGNIFHPDNYDHYRNAVNSTLDLVQEFLYRNNKPFSGIEAKTMKGMVQQIDLNQKLSNYNELLAEVDEIYVKHATAFHLPQYVAHLNCPVVIPALAGEILVSAINSSQDTYDQSAGGTFMERKLIDWTAGQIGYNMNESDGVFTAGGSQSNLMGLVMMRDCFSQKRYNHNIKMDGLPVEASRFRIFVSDKSHFSNLKNASIMGLGEKSIIKVPTDGRFRMDISLLKKYIKREEQLGNIPIGIVATAGTTDFGNIDPLDDIANIAEHYNIWMHVDAAYGCALLLSEKYRDLINGIERADSVTIDYHKSFFQPISSSAFIVKNKKELLILKHHADYLNPKEMDEEEIPAQINKSITQSTRRFDALKLWFTIRMMGKEQLAEYTDTVIDLTKDAAAMITEDADFELLSDSDLSVLVFRYVNREISDLNALNQYIKMKLFYSGEILVASTKVDGNFYLKFTFLNPITTTEDIHQILTTIKKHGKDFNTEN encoded by the coding sequence ATGAACAACAATTTAATATCCCTTGAAGAGCTCGCAAGCACAACTTCACCTCACATTTCGGGGAATTTTGGGAATATTTTTCATCCTGACAATTATGATCATTATCGTAATGCTGTCAACAGTACTTTAGACCTGGTTCAGGAATTTCTTTACAGAAACAACAAACCTTTCAGTGGTATAGAAGCCAAAACAATGAAAGGAATGGTACAACAGATTGATCTTAATCAAAAATTATCCAACTATAATGAGCTTCTAGCAGAAGTAGACGAAATTTATGTGAAACATGCTACAGCTTTTCACCTTCCTCAATATGTAGCTCACCTTAACTGTCCTGTAGTGATTCCTGCATTGGCAGGTGAAATCCTTGTAAGTGCCATCAATTCTTCTCAGGACACTTATGATCAGAGTGCAGGCGGAACTTTCATGGAAAGAAAACTGATCGACTGGACCGCGGGTCAAATTGGATATAATATGAATGAAAGCGATGGCGTTTTCACAGCAGGAGGGTCACAGAGCAACTTAATGGGATTGGTCATGATGCGTGACTGCTTTTCTCAGAAAAGATACAATCATAATATTAAAATGGATGGTCTTCCAGTGGAGGCAAGCCGTTTTAGAATATTCGTTTCGGATAAATCTCACTTCAGTAATCTGAAAAATGCTTCTATTATGGGATTAGGTGAGAAAAGTATCATTAAAGTGCCTACTGATGGCCGTTTCCGTATGGACATTTCTCTTTTAAAGAAATATATTAAAAGGGAAGAACAGCTAGGAAATATTCCTATCGGAATCGTAGCAACAGCCGGAACTACAGATTTTGGAAACATAGATCCACTGGATGATATTGCGAATATTGCAGAACATTATAACATCTGGATGCACGTAGATGCAGCGTATGGATGTGCATTATTATTGAGTGAAAAGTACCGTGACCTGATTAATGGCATTGAAAGAGCAGACTCTGTAACGATTGATTATCACAAATCATTCTTCCAGCCTATCAGCAGCAGTGCTTTTATTGTTAAGAACAAAAAAGAACTGTTGATCCTTAAACATCATGCCGATTATCTGAATCCGAAAGAAATGGACGAAGAGGAAATTCCGGCACAGATCAATAAATCCATTACCCAAAGTACCCGAAGATTTGATGCGTTAAAACTTTGGTTTACCATAAGGATGATGGGCAAAGAACAGCTGGCAGAATATACAGATACTGTGATTGATCTTACCAAAGATGCTGCCGCAATGATTACTGAAGATGCAGATTTTGAACTTCTTTCTGATTCTGACTTAAGTGTTCTTGTTTTCAGGTATGTAAATCGGGAAATCAGTGATCTGAATGCCCTGAATCAGTACATCAAGATGAAATTGTTCTACAGCGGAGAAATCCTTGTAGCGAGTACAAAGGTTGACGGAAATTTCTATTTGAAATTCACTTTCCTGAACCCAATTACGACGACAGAAGACATTCATCAGATTCTCACCACAATCAAAAAGCATGGAAAAGACTTTAATACAGAAAACTAA
- a CDS encoding alpha/beta hydrolase: protein MKKLIKIVFVLTAFVQLSAQKIIHQEIFSPKMNKKIKTVIITPNLKPNTKYPSVYILHGFSGNPDRIIKQDIPDLVKKAQELKTIYVLPDGNYSSWYVDSPVVKDSQYQTFIGKELVEFIDKNYPVKAEKKFRGIMGWSMGGYGATNIGVTYNKTFGIVGSSCGALDFNSFGEGYQKYMVNKVLGPLESINPAFLTDSKIKLMAGADQQYIFDCGTEDTQMINMNRNFHKKLTEMKIQHLYTESLGGHVPEYWSRSLSEQLSLFDRFFKQ, encoded by the coding sequence ATGAAGAAGCTCATCAAAATTGTATTTGTCCTTACTGCATTTGTACAGTTATCCGCACAAAAAATTATTCATCAGGAAATTTTCAGTCCGAAAATGAATAAAAAAATCAAAACAGTGATCATCACTCCCAATCTAAAGCCTAATACGAAGTATCCGTCTGTTTACATTCTTCATGGTTTCAGTGGTAATCCGGACAGAATTATAAAGCAGGATATTCCTGATTTGGTTAAAAAAGCTCAGGAATTGAAAACAATCTATGTACTTCCGGATGGAAATTACAGTTCGTGGTATGTAGACAGTCCGGTTGTTAAGGATTCGCAATATCAGACTTTTATCGGAAAAGAACTGGTAGAATTCATTGACAAAAATTATCCTGTGAAAGCTGAAAAAAAATTCCGTGGGATTATGGGATGGAGTATGGGTGGCTATGGGGCAACCAACATCGGAGTTACGTATAATAAGACATTTGGTATCGTAGGAAGTTCATGTGGTGCCTTAGATTTTAATTCTTTTGGAGAAGGATACCAGAAATATATGGTAAATAAGGTTTTAGGTCCATTGGAATCTATTAATCCTGCTTTCCTTACTGACAGCAAAATAAAACTGATGGCCGGAGCAGATCAGCAATATATTTTCGACTGTGGAACGGAAGATACTCAAATGATCAATATGAACAGAAATTTTCATAAAAAACTGACAGAAATGAAGATCCAGCACCTTTACACAGAATCTTTAGGCGGACATGTTCCTGAATATTGGAGCAGATCGTTATCTGAGCAGTTGTCTTTATTTGACAGATTTTTTAAGCAATAA